The Gemmatimonadota bacterium genome contains the following window.
ATTCCAGATTCAGGGCGGCGATTTAGAGCAAGGTGGATTCAATTTTACGGGTCAGGCCAACAAGCTGCTGTTCGTAAATCTGCCTGCGAGCGCGATCATCCGTATTTTCTCGATAACCGGCGATCTGATTCAGGAGTTTGAGCACACTGCGGGTTCTGGCGATCTGTCGTGGGATTTGATGATCAACGACAATAACCAGTTCCTGGTGTCGGGTATCTACTTCGCACATATTGAGAGCAGGGATCCCCAGGTTCCGGGCACTCATATCGAGAAATTCATTGTGGTTCGCTAAACAAGGAGAATGATCGTGAAAAAATATATTCTGATCGCGCTTGTGTGCGCGGGGCTGATGCCGAGCGATATGTTTGCCCAGGGGAGCGTTGCGACCGGCGTGACCGACAACTTTGATGGTCGCGTGCGGGAACTGGATCCCGTTGTTCCGGGCTTTGAAGAAGCCTCGCCGACGTTTATCAAGACCGGACAGGCTGGTTTTGCTTTCCTGTCTATTCCCACCGATGCTCGCACCGCCGCTCTCGGTGGTGCCGGTGTGGGGTTGATCGGGAGCGGATCGGCGATTCTTTTCAATCCAGGTGCGCTGGCTTTTATGGAAGGTAAGGAAGCGCATGTCACTTATGTGGATTGGCTTGTCGATACCAGGAGTATGGTCGCTGGCGTTGCCGTGAATGTGCCGGGCAGAGGGACGTTCGGTCTTTCGATTGTGACTTTCGATGCGGGTTCTGTCAACGCCACATCCATTGATCCAAATCCCGCTGGCGCCGGTTTCAAAGACGAGGGCGAGATTACCACCAGTAATTATGCCATTTCCGCGGCTTATGGTCTCAAAATTACCGACCGTTTTTCTGCGGGAGCGACCTTGAGGCTTGCCCATCAGGACCTGGGTACTGGCAATATCTTTTTAGGTAGTAGCAGGCAGACGGTGGATAATTCCAAGAATGCCTTTGCCTTTGACCTGGGTACGTATTTCAATACGGGGTTCCGGAATACGGTGATGGCGATGAGTGTGCAGAATTTTAGCACAGAGGTGGTTTATCAGCGGGAGCAGTTTGAGTTGCCGCGAAATATCCGCCTGGGCTTGCTCATCGATGTGATTTCGATGATGGGCAATACGCCTGTGCCACACCATCTGGACCTGGCC
Protein-coding sequences here:
- a CDS encoding PorV/PorQ family protein — encoded protein: MKKYILIALVCAGLMPSDMFAQGSVATGVTDNFDGRVRELDPVVPGFEEASPTFIKTGQAGFAFLSIPTDARTAALGGAGVGLIGSGSAILFNPGALAFMEGKEAHVTYVDWLVDTRSMVAGVAVNVPGRGTFGLSIVTFDAGSVNATSIDPNPAGAGFKDEGEITTSNYAISAAYGLKITDRFSAGATLRLAHQDLGTGNIFLGSSRQTVDNSKNAFAFDLGTYFNTGFRNTVMAMSVQNFSTEVVYQREQFELPRNIRLGLLIDVISMMGNTPVPHHLDLALDVNNPIDFDERIHVGAEYTYRAAGSSVGFTLRGGYKTNHDTEGISAGGGLQFKTEGGQGVKVDYAFKQFDSAFFSSVHILSAAVTF